In Clostridium sporogenes, one genomic interval encodes:
- a CDS encoding lysophospholipid acyltransferase family protein: MISPTMTKIIGYMPKGFLKFLSQKILNRYINKYANLKINGKENLKNIDRPIIFISNHLSNSDALVINKVLEDQDITFIAGVKLKDNSLTKLGLEITKTIPIKPNTADKEAIYNIVKTLKSGNNILIFPEGTRSRTAKLMEPKKGVVLIQKLSKATIVPLGISGTEKLLPINDKDMALECFQSADVTINIGKALELPKKNKEESKHEYEDRLMDYFMSEIAKLIPKEYRGIYNN; this comes from the coding sequence ATGATTTCTCCTACAATGACAAAGATAATAGGATATATGCCTAAGGGATTTTTAAAATTTTTATCACAAAAAATTTTAAATAGATATATAAACAAATATGCTAATTTAAAAATAAATGGTAAAGAAAACTTAAAAAATATAGATAGGCCAATTATTTTTATTTCTAACCATTTAAGTAATTCAGATGCTTTAGTTATAAATAAAGTATTAGAAGATCAAGATATAACTTTTATAGCGGGAGTTAAGCTTAAAGATAATTCTTTGACTAAACTTGGATTAGAAATAACAAAAACTATACCAATAAAGCCGAATACTGCAGATAAAGAGGCTATATATAATATAGTAAAAACTTTGAAATCAGGGAATAATATTTTAATATTCCCTGAAGGAACGAGAAGTAGAACTGCAAAATTAATGGAACCTAAAAAAGGTGTAGTTTTAATACAAAAATTAAGTAAAGCGACTATAGTACCTTTAGGAATTAGTGGAACAGAAAAACTTTTACCTATAAATGATAAAGACATGGCTTTAGAGTGTTTTCAATCTGCTGATGTAACAATAAATATAGGTAAAGCATTAGAACTACCTAAAAAAAATAAAGAAGAATCAAAACATGAATATGAAGATAGACTTATGGATTATTTTATGAGTGAAATAGCTAAATTAATACCAAAAGAATATAGAGGTATATATAATAATTAA